A part of Aquibium oceanicum genomic DNA contains:
- a CDS encoding porin produces MNIKSLLLGSAAVLVAATGAKAADAIVIPEPEPVEYVRVCDAYGAGFFYIPGTETCLSISGYVWYQIGAGSYDNVNDTFGYYDTTLGDGFMKQVRTRLNFDARSDTEWGTLRAFIRLQATFGSGIGDGPVSVDQGYIQLGGLMMGYSESFWADSKNGGPSNYGSHTWGGLYYGYQQRHLIGYRFNGSNGFFAAVALEDDTLGGEGYMPDLVGKIGIAQGWGAVWARAAYDESFDDIVGVDGGFAAQLGLQYNIASMPGTSIRVLGFYADGDHSYNVGAPSCSPGCVTGGAEWSILGSLNYQINPTLGIQVGAQYFSDLYVAGTDVSTGTDAWAAEVGFVWVPVENFEVRTEVVYTDRGEFQGVAGGYDPDGTVSGYLRFTRYF; encoded by the coding sequence ATGAACATCAAGAGCCTGCTTCTCGGCTCTGCCGCGGTCCTGGTCGCGGCGACCGGCGCGAAAGCCGCCGATGCAATCGTCATCCCGGAGCCGGAGCCTGTTGAATACGTGCGCGTCTGCGACGCCTACGGTGCAGGCTTCTTCTACATCCCGGGCACGGAAACCTGCCTGTCGATCTCGGGCTACGTCTGGTATCAGATCGGTGCCGGCAGCTACGACAACGTGAACGACACGTTCGGCTACTACGACACCACGCTGGGCGATGGCTTCATGAAGCAGGTCCGCACGCGCCTGAACTTCGACGCGCGTTCGGACACCGAGTGGGGCACGCTGCGCGCCTTCATCCGTCTGCAGGCCACTTTCGGTTCAGGTATCGGCGACGGTCCGGTGTCGGTCGACCAGGGCTACATCCAGCTCGGCGGCCTGATGATGGGTTACTCCGAATCGTTCTGGGCTGACTCCAAGAACGGCGGTCCGTCCAACTACGGTTCGCACACCTGGGGTGGTCTCTACTACGGCTACCAGCAGCGTCACCTGATCGGTTACCGCTTCAATGGCTCCAACGGCTTCTTCGCCGCGGTGGCTCTCGAAGACGATACGCTCGGCGGCGAGGGCTACATGCCCGACCTGGTCGGCAAGATTGGTATCGCTCAGGGTTGGGGCGCCGTGTGGGCTCGTGCGGCCTATGACGAGAGCTTCGACGACATCGTCGGCGTGGATGGTGGCTTCGCTGCTCAGCTCGGCCTTCAGTACAACATCGCGAGCATGCCCGGCACCTCGATCCGCGTCCTCGGCTTCTACGCTGACGGTGACCACTCCTACAACGTCGGCGCTCCGAGCTGCTCGCCCGGTTGCGTGACCGGCGGTGCCGAGTGGAGCATCCTGGGTTCGCTGAACTACCAGATCAACCCGACCCTCGGCATTCAGGTTGGTGCTCAGTATTTCAGCGACCTCTACGTAGCAGGCACGGACGTCTCCACTGGCACCGATGCATGGGCGGCTGAAGTCGGCTTCGTCTGGGTTCCGGTCGAGAACTTCGAAGTGCGCACCGAGGTGGTCTACACCGACCGCGGCGAGTTCCAGGGCGTAGCCGGTGGCTACGATCCGGATGGCACCGTCTCCGGTTACCTGCGCTTCACGCGTTACTTCTAA
- a CDS encoding serine hydrolase domain-containing protein: protein MTTEFTRRDVRLSNWREYPYSRWTFQNVSELVPVAPISWPRGEDEASPGSDRIRDMPLRLPGGLQTSALEHLTQSHGDAFVAMRGGHLIAEWYAPHSAPDAPHLIFSVSKSVAGLLAGIAAEEGLLDPDAPVTEYVPVPQCGAFSDATVRHLLDMTVSLRFEENYLDRQSDFDRYRRAMLWNPERDGGKTETLEEVLLSLPKDDYEHGERYHYASPVTDMLGLVVERAAGRRYHAYLAEKLWRQMGARGSAYVTLDREGTARAAGGICATARDLARLGQIVLRGGIADGHQVVPRAWIDDIAANGDRRLFAREDGSFPNGHYRSCWYATGDDHGSLAAIGIHEQWIWIDPVRDVVLVKLSSRPEPTDDDATRREIAALGQIARAI, encoded by the coding sequence ATGACTACCGAGTTCACGCGCCGCGACGTGCGGCTGTCGAACTGGCGCGAATATCCCTACAGCCGCTGGACCTTCCAGAACGTGAGCGAACTCGTACCGGTCGCTCCGATCAGCTGGCCGCGCGGCGAGGACGAGGCGTCACCCGGTTCGGACCGGATCCGGGATATGCCGCTGCGGCTTCCTGGAGGCTTGCAGACCAGTGCGCTGGAACATCTGACGCAATCCCACGGCGATGCCTTCGTCGCCATGCGCGGTGGCCATCTGATTGCCGAGTGGTATGCGCCGCACAGCGCTCCCGACGCGCCGCATCTCATCTTTTCAGTCTCCAAGTCCGTGGCAGGTCTTCTCGCCGGCATCGCAGCGGAGGAAGGATTGCTCGATCCGGACGCGCCGGTAACAGAATACGTTCCCGTTCCCCAGTGTGGAGCCTTTTCCGATGCAACTGTCCGGCACCTGCTGGACATGACGGTCAGCCTCCGGTTCGAGGAGAACTATCTCGATCGGCAGAGCGATTTCGATCGCTATCGCCGCGCCATGCTGTGGAACCCCGAACGCGATGGCGGCAAGACAGAGACGCTCGAGGAGGTGCTCTTATCGCTGCCGAAAGATGATTACGAACACGGGGAGCGCTATCACTACGCCTCGCCGGTGACAGACATGCTCGGGCTCGTCGTCGAACGCGCCGCCGGCCGGCGCTATCACGCATACCTCGCCGAGAAACTCTGGCGGCAGATGGGTGCGCGGGGTTCCGCCTACGTGACCCTCGACCGCGAGGGCACGGCGCGCGCGGCGGGCGGCATCTGCGCCACCGCGCGCGACCTCGCCCGCCTGGGCCAGATCGTTCTGCGCGGCGGCATTGCCGACGGGCATCAGGTCGTTCCGCGCGCCTGGATCGACGACATCGCCGCGAATGGGGACCGCCGCCTCTTCGCGCGGGAGGACGGATCCTTCCCCAATGGCCACTACCGCTCTTGCTGGTATGCCACCGGCGACGACCACGGCAGCCTCGCGGCGATCGGCATCCATGAGCAGTGGATCTGGATCGACCCGGTGCGCGACGTCGTGCTGGTGAAACTCTCGTCCCGCCCTGAACCAACCGACGACGACGCCACGCGGCGCGAGATCGCCGCGCTCGGCCAGATCGCGCGTGCAATCTGA
- a CDS encoding TRAP transporter large permease, with the protein MIWLAPAAGIALLVSGLALAYVVGAASVVAYLASGNGRYLAVLPQQIFSRIDVFALMAMPLFILSGEIMNRGGVTRALIRLSMAIVGRLPGGLGHVNIMTSVFFAGISGSAVADAAALSNTLVPSMREQGYTNSYASAITAASSIIGPIIPPSIILIFYGALMSTSVTALFLAGIVPGLLLACALFAVNAFYAWRDDHPRLTREEAPPLVATFWQTAPALLLPLIIVGGIVFGLATPTEAAAVAVFAALGVGALYDGLSRKDILEGLRRTAVLSGSIFMLITAVAALGHLGALERLPEAIAALVAELGLGPIQYLIVLNVVFLLAGMVLDVPVALALLVPLLAPVALAQGADPVHLGIVLSFNLCIGLISPPLGGCLLVVSAVARIDYWELARAIVPFVIVEIVVLGLLVAFPEISLALPRAFGFVGGG; encoded by the coding sequence GTGATCTGGCTGGCGCCGGCCGCGGGTATCGCGCTGTTGGTCTCCGGGCTGGCTTTGGCCTACGTCGTCGGCGCGGCTTCCGTCGTCGCCTATCTCGCCAGCGGCAACGGCCGCTATCTGGCGGTCCTGCCGCAGCAGATCTTCTCGCGCATCGACGTCTTCGCGCTGATGGCGATGCCGCTTTTCATCCTGTCGGGCGAGATCATGAACAGGGGAGGGGTGACACGCGCGCTGATCCGCCTCTCGATGGCGATCGTCGGGCGGCTGCCCGGCGGGCTCGGACACGTCAACATCATGACCAGCGTCTTCTTCGCCGGCATTTCCGGGTCCGCGGTCGCCGACGCGGCGGCGTTATCGAACACGCTGGTGCCCTCCATGCGCGAGCAGGGCTATACCAACAGCTACGCCAGCGCGATTACGGCGGCTTCGTCCATCATCGGGCCGATCATCCCTCCGTCGATCATCCTGATCTTCTATGGCGCACTGATGAGCACCTCTGTCACCGCGCTGTTCCTCGCGGGTATCGTGCCGGGGCTGCTGCTCGCCTGCGCGCTCTTCGCCGTCAATGCCTTCTATGCCTGGCGCGACGACCATCCCCGACTGACGCGCGAGGAGGCGCCGCCGCTCGTCGCCACATTCTGGCAGACCGCGCCCGCACTCCTCCTGCCGCTCATCATCGTCGGCGGCATCGTCTTCGGGCTGGCGACGCCGACGGAGGCGGCGGCGGTCGCGGTCTTCGCGGCGCTCGGCGTCGGCGCTCTCTACGACGGGCTGAGCCGCAAGGACATCCTGGAGGGACTTCGGCGCACCGCCGTGCTCTCCGGCTCCATCTTCATGCTGATCACTGCGGTAGCGGCCCTCGGCCATCTCGGCGCTCTCGAGCGCCTGCCGGAGGCGATCGCGGCCCTGGTCGCGGAACTGGGGCTTGGGCCGATCCAGTACCTGATCGTGCTCAACGTCGTCTTCCTGCTCGCCGGCATGGTGCTCGACGTGCCCGTGGCTCTGGCGCTGCTGGTGCCGCTTCTGGCGCCGGTGGCGCTCGCCCAGGGTGCCGATCCCGTCCATCTCGGCATCGTTTTGAGTTTCAACCTGTGCATCGGCCTGATCTCGCCGCCGCTCGGCGGCTGCCTGCTGGTCGTCTCGGCGGTCGCCAGGATCGATTATTGGGAATTGGCCCGCGCGATCGTCCCGTTCGTCATCGTCGAGATAGTCGTGCTGGGGCTGCTCGTGGCTTTTCCCGAGATCAGCCTCGCCCTGCCACGCGCCTTCGGCTTCGTCGGCGGGGGGTAA
- a CDS encoding porin, which translates to MAIKSLLLASAATLVAATGARAADAIVIPEPEPVEYVRVCDAYGAGYFYIPGTETCLKISGYVWYQIAAESYDGNDSPDFQTYGSYPADEGFIKGVRTRVEFDARSDTEWGTLRANIRLQADWGTPGDGPVGIDQGIIQLGGLRMGYTETVWNDSIGAGVASYGSHSWGGLSYGYQQRHQISYSFGSDQGFAATLSLEDDTLGGEGYMPDVVGAVSYNQSWGAIWAKVGYDEDRSAIDSLSDDGWGVTAGVHYNIPGFEGSSLRVIGYYSDSDNAYGVGSPALASALVAPVGGFGNSEWSVLGSYYHQFTPTFGASVGAQYFSDFYQGLTDDSTGLDGYEAELALVWVPIENFEVRSEVYYDKIETLDGTVSGFLRFTRFF; encoded by the coding sequence ATGGCTATCAAGAGTCTCCTTCTGGCGTCGGCGGCGACCCTCGTCGCGGCGACCGGCGCGCGCGCGGCGGACGCAATCGTCATCCCCGAGCCGGAACCCGTCGAATACGTGCGCGTCTGCGATGCATACGGCGCAGGCTACTTCTACATCCCCGGCACCGAGACGTGCCTGAAGATTTCCGGCTACGTCTGGTATCAGATCGCTGCCGAGAGCTATGACGGCAACGACAGCCCTGATTTTCAGACCTATGGCAGTTATCCTGCGGATGAAGGCTTCATAAAGGGCGTGCGCACCCGCGTGGAATTCGACGCGCGATCGGACACCGAGTGGGGCACGTTGCGCGCCAATATCCGGCTTCAGGCGGATTGGGGCACACCTGGTGACGGGCCGGTCGGCATCGATCAGGGAATCATCCAGCTCGGCGGCCTGCGCATGGGCTACACCGAAACGGTCTGGAACGATTCCATCGGCGCCGGCGTGGCCTCCTACGGTTCGCATTCCTGGGGTGGCCTGAGCTACGGGTACCAGCAGCGCCACCAGATCTCTTACTCCTTCGGTTCGGACCAGGGGTTCGCGGCGACGCTGTCGCTCGAAGACGATACGCTTGGTGGTGAAGGCTACATGCCCGACGTGGTCGGTGCCGTGAGCTACAATCAGAGCTGGGGCGCTATCTGGGCCAAGGTCGGCTACGATGAAGATCGGAGTGCGATCGACTCGTTGAGCGATGACGGATGGGGCGTAACAGCTGGTGTCCACTACAACATCCCCGGCTTCGAGGGATCGTCGCTGCGCGTAATCGGCTACTACTCCGACAGCGACAATGCCTACGGTGTCGGCAGCCCGGCATTGGCAAGCGCGCTCGTGGCGCCCGTGGGCGGATTCGGCAACTCGGAATGGTCGGTGCTCGGATCCTATTACCACCAGTTCACTCCGACCTTCGGCGCATCCGTCGGCGCGCAGTACTTCAGCGACTTCTATCAGGGCCTGACAGACGACTCGACGGGCCTCGACGGTTACGAAGCGGAGCTGGCGCTCGTGTGGGTTCCGATCGAGAACTTCGAGGTCCGGTCGGAGGTCTACTACGACAAGATCGAGACGCTGGACGGGACCGTCTCCGGCTTCCTGCGCTTCACGCGCTTCTTCTAG
- a CDS encoding carboxyl transferase domain-containing protein — protein MPVIRTALSTASETFHANAARMRGLVADLADKASAIERGGPEEARRRHVGRGKLLPRERLAQLLDTGAPFLEIGQFAAWDMYGGDISSAGMIAGIGRIEGRECMVVVNDATVKGGTYYPMTVKKHLRAQEIAAENGLPCIYLVDSGGANLPNQDSVFPDREHFGRIFFNQANMSAAGIPQIACVMGSCTAGGAYVPAMSDETIMVKNQATIFLGGPPLVKAAIGEEVSAEDLGGADVHTRLSGVADHYAQNDAHALAITRRIVANLNRVKPATLALQPPRPPLHDPTEIHGLIPADTRQPYDVREVIARMVDGSEFDEFKTNFGTTLVTGFAHLHGMPVGIVANNGVLFSESAQKGAHFIELCCQRKIPLIFLQNITGFMVGRKYEAGGIAKDGAKLVTAVATARVPKLTVIIGGSFGAGNYGMCGRAYSPRFLWMWPNARISVMGGEQAATVLSIVKREGIERKGGSWSAEEEAAFKKPILDQFEHEGQPLYSSARLWDDGIIDPARTREVLALSLSAALNREVEDTKFGVFRM, from the coding sequence ATGCCCGTCATCCGCACAGCCCTCTCCACCGCCTCCGAAACCTTCCACGCCAACGCCGCGCGCATGCGTGGGCTGGTTGCCGACCTTGCCGACAAGGCTTCCGCCATCGAGCGGGGCGGGCCGGAGGAGGCGCGGCGGAGGCACGTTGGCCGTGGAAAGCTGCTGCCGCGCGAGCGGCTGGCACAATTGCTCGACACCGGGGCGCCGTTCCTCGAGATCGGGCAGTTTGCGGCGTGGGACATGTATGGCGGCGACATATCGTCGGCCGGCATGATCGCCGGCATCGGCCGCATCGAGGGGCGCGAATGCATGGTGGTGGTCAACGACGCCACGGTGAAGGGCGGCACCTACTATCCCATGACGGTGAAGAAGCATCTTCGCGCGCAGGAGATCGCGGCCGAGAACGGCCTGCCCTGCATCTACCTGGTCGATTCGGGCGGCGCCAACCTGCCCAACCAGGACAGCGTCTTCCCCGACCGCGAACATTTTGGGCGCATCTTCTTCAACCAGGCCAACATGTCTGCCGCCGGCATCCCGCAGATCGCCTGCGTGATGGGCTCTTGCACCGCCGGCGGCGCCTACGTGCCGGCGATGTCGGACGAGACGATCATGGTGAAGAACCAGGCGACCATCTTCCTGGGCGGGCCGCCGCTGGTGAAGGCTGCGATCGGCGAGGAGGTGTCGGCGGAGGACCTCGGCGGCGCCGACGTGCACACGCGGCTCTCGGGCGTGGCCGACCACTATGCCCAGAACGACGCGCACGCGCTCGCCATCACGCGCCGCATCGTGGCCAACCTCAACCGCGTCAAGCCGGCGACGCTGGCGCTTCAGCCGCCGCGCCCGCCGCTCCATGACCCGACCGAGATCCACGGGCTGATCCCGGCCGATACGCGCCAGCCCTACGACGTGCGCGAGGTGATCGCGCGCATGGTGGACGGATCGGAGTTCGACGAGTTCAAGACGAATTTCGGTACCACGCTGGTCACCGGTTTCGCGCATCTCCACGGCATGCCAGTCGGCATTGTTGCCAACAATGGCGTGCTCTTTTCCGAAAGCGCGCAGAAGGGCGCGCATTTCATCGAGCTGTGCTGCCAGCGAAAAATCCCGCTGATCTTCTTGCAGAACATCACCGGCTTCATGGTCGGCCGCAAGTACGAGGCCGGCGGCATCGCGAAGGATGGCGCCAAGCTGGTGACGGCGGTGGCCACCGCGCGCGTGCCGAAACTCACCGTCATCATCGGTGGCTCCTTCGGAGCTGGCAATTACGGCATGTGCGGGCGCGCCTATTCGCCCCGCTTCCTTTGGATGTGGCCCAACGCGCGCATTTCGGTCATGGGCGGCGAGCAGGCCGCCACGGTGCTGTCGATCGTCAAGCGCGAGGGCATCGAGCGCAAGGGCGGGTCGTGGTCAGCGGAAGAGGAAGCGGCGTTCAAGAAGCCGATCCTCGACCAGTTCGAACACGAGGGCCAGCCGCTCTATTCCTCCGCCCGGCTGTGGGACGACGGAATCATCGACCCGGCCCGCACGCGCGAGGTGCTGGCGCTGTCGCTGTCGGCGGCACTGAACCGCGAGGTGGAGGACACGAAGTTCGGCGTGTTCAGGATGTGA
- a CDS encoding DUF2200 domain-containing protein, translating to MPTHRIYSISFASVYPHYVAKAEKKGRSKAEVDQIIAWLTGYGPAEIETVLGEKTDFETFFAQAPPLNPLRALVKGVICGVRVEEIEEPLMREIRYLDKLVDELAKGRKMEKILRSE from the coding sequence ATGCCCACCCATCGCATCTATTCGATAAGTTTTGCGAGCGTCTATCCGCATTACGTAGCGAAGGCCGAGAAAAAGGGCCGCTCGAAGGCCGAAGTCGACCAGATCATCGCCTGGCTGACCGGCTACGGCCCCGCCGAAATCGAGACCGTGCTGGGGGAGAAGACCGACTTCGAGACCTTCTTCGCGCAAGCCCCCCCCCTCAACCCGTTGCGCGCGCTGGTCAAGGGGGTGATCTGCGGCGTGCGCGTCGAGGAGATCGAGGAGCCCCTGATGCGCGAGATACGCTACCTCGACAAACTGGTGGACGAGCTGGCCAAGGGCAGGAAGATGGAGAAGATTCTTCGGTCGGAGTGA
- a CDS encoding isovaleryl-CoA dehydrogenase — MYDHVMNFGLGEEIDALRDMARRFAQEKIAPAAAAIDASNEFPAWLWAELGALGLLGVTADPDHGGSGMGYLAHVVAMEEISRASASVGLSYGAHSNLCVNQISRWGTAEQKARYLPRLCAGEAVGALAMSESGSGSDVVSMRLRAEKRNDSFVLNGTKMWITNGPDADTLVVYAKTDPERGSRGITAFIVEKTFTGFSVAQKLDKLGMRGSNTGELVFENVEVPFENVLHEEGKGVEVLMSGLDYERVVLAGGPLGIMAAAMDVAVPYVHERKQFGQPIGEFQLVQAKLADMYTTMNACRAYVYAVAGACDRGETTRKDAAGCILYASERATQTALDAIQLLGGNGYINDYPTGRLLRDSKLYEIGAGTSEIRRWLIGREMMAEG; from the coding sequence ATGTACGACCACGTGATGAATTTCGGGCTCGGCGAGGAAATCGACGCGCTGCGCGACATGGCGCGCCGCTTCGCACAGGAAAAGATCGCGCCGGCCGCGGCGGCGATCGACGCCTCGAACGAGTTCCCCGCCTGGCTGTGGGCCGAACTTGGAGCGCTTGGCCTGCTCGGCGTCACCGCCGATCCCGACCACGGCGGCTCGGGCATGGGCTATCTCGCCCATGTCGTGGCGATGGAGGAGATTTCCCGCGCCTCGGCCTCCGTCGGGCTCTCCTACGGCGCGCACTCTAACCTCTGCGTCAATCAGATCAGCCGCTGGGGCACGGCCGAGCAGAAGGCACGCTACCTGCCGCGGCTCTGTGCCGGCGAGGCCGTCGGCGCGCTCGCGATGTCGGAGAGCGGCTCGGGCTCCGACGTGGTGTCGATGCGGCTCAGGGCCGAAAAGCGCAACGACAGCTTCGTTCTCAACGGTACCAAGATGTGGATCACCAACGGCCCGGACGCCGACACGCTCGTCGTCTACGCCAAGACCGACCCGGAGCGCGGATCGCGCGGCATCACCGCCTTCATCGTCGAGAAGACTTTCACCGGTTTCTCGGTGGCCCAGAAGCTCGACAAGCTCGGCATGCGCGGCTCCAACACCGGCGAACTCGTGTTCGAGAACGTCGAGGTGCCCTTCGAGAACGTGCTGCACGAGGAAGGCAAGGGCGTCGAGGTTTTGATGTCGGGGCTGGACTACGAGCGCGTGGTGCTGGCCGGCGGCCCGCTTGGCATCATGGCGGCGGCCATGGACGTCGCGGTCCCCTACGTGCACGAGCGAAAGCAGTTCGGCCAGCCGATCGGCGAATTCCAGCTTGTCCAGGCAAAGCTCGCCGACATGTACACGACCATGAACGCCTGCCGCGCCTACGTCTATGCGGTGGCTGGCGCCTGCGACCGCGGCGAGACCACCCGCAAGGACGCCGCCGGCTGCATCCTCTATGCCTCCGAACGCGCCACGCAGACCGCGCTCGACGCCATCCAGCTTCTGGGCGGCAACGGCTACATCAACGACTACCCCACGGGCCGCCTGCTGCGCGACTCCAAGCTCTACGAGATCGGCGCGGGCACGAGCGAGATCCGGCGCTGGCTGATCGGGCGGGAGATGATGGCGGAGGGGTGA
- a CDS encoding pyridoxal phosphate-dependent aminotransferase: protein MHQRPPLTPLAEALPSTVPFVGPENQERQRGSAFRARLGANESGFGPAPSVIEAMAQAAGDMWKYCDPDNFDLKAALARHLAIPARNIVIGEGIDGLLGLAVRLYAGPGDVVVTSLGAYPTFNFHVAGFGARLVTVPYRNDREDLDGLADAVKREGARVVYLSNPDNPMGTWWEAADIEAFVAAIPETTLILLDEAYGETGPVSAQPSIDFSRPNLVRLRTFSKAYGLAGLRCGYAFGDAEVIRGFEKVRNHYGINKMAQVAAEAALADQDYLRWVVARVAAGRERIAGIARDNGLAPLASATNFVTIDCGSDGAFALRVLQGMLSRGVFIRKPIAPVLDRCIRVSVGPEEELAIFEEELPKALEDARG, encoded by the coding sequence ATGCACCAACGTCCTCCCCTCACCCCGCTCGCGGAAGCCCTGCCCTCGACCGTTCCCTTCGTCGGGCCGGAGAATCAGGAGCGGCAGCGGGGATCGGCGTTTCGTGCGCGGCTCGGCGCCAACGAAAGCGGGTTCGGTCCCGCTCCTTCCGTCATCGAAGCCATGGCCCAGGCCGCGGGCGACATGTGGAAATACTGCGACCCGGACAATTTCGACCTGAAGGCGGCGCTCGCGCGACATCTCGCCATCCCGGCGAGGAACATCGTCATCGGCGAAGGCATAGACGGGCTGCTCGGCCTCGCCGTGCGTCTCTACGCCGGCCCGGGGGACGTGGTGGTCACCTCGCTCGGTGCCTATCCGACCTTCAACTTTCACGTGGCAGGCTTCGGCGCCCGGCTGGTCACTGTCCCCTACCGCAACGACCGGGAGGACCTCGACGGTTTGGCCGATGCCGTGAAGCGCGAAGGCGCGCGTGTTGTCTACCTGTCGAACCCGGACAACCCGATGGGGACATGGTGGGAGGCCGCAGACATCGAGGCGTTCGTGGCCGCCATACCCGAGACGACCCTGATCCTTCTCGACGAGGCCTACGGGGAGACCGGTCCGGTCTCCGCGCAGCCTTCAATCGACTTCTCGCGGCCGAACCTCGTTCGCCTGCGGACTTTCTCCAAAGCCTACGGACTCGCGGGCCTGCGCTGCGGCTATGCCTTCGGCGACGCCGAGGTAATCCGCGGCTTCGAGAAGGTCCGCAACCACTACGGCATCAACAAGATGGCGCAAGTGGCGGCGGAAGCCGCGCTGGCGGACCAGGACTATCTGCGGTGGGTGGTCGCGCGCGTCGCAGCCGGGCGGGAGCGCATCGCCGGCATCGCCCGCGACAACGGTCTGGCGCCGCTCGCCTCGGCCACCAACTTCGTGACGATCGATTGCGGCAGCGACGGCGCCTTCGCACTGAGGGTGCTGCAGGGAATGCTTTCGCGCGGCGTCTTCATCCGCAAGCCGATAGCGCCCGTGCTCGACCGCTGCATCCGCGTCAGCGTCGGACCGGAGGAGGAACTCGCGATCTTCGAGGAAGAACTGCCGAAGGCACTGGAGGACGCTCGCGGCTGA
- a CDS encoding TRAP transporter substrate-binding protein: protein MNISKYAYAAAFAAALAFTGAASAQVKVALDSPPDLQGSGSYVWAHTFVEELKKAGIEAEEYQRGALGGDDELFDQVSQGLLEVSMSPLGIVGSLDNTIYGLRLPYFFQDMGEVDKALYEGGMLEKINEGTTSHGVRVLAVNTVGQGSGIFNTKKPVEKVADMQGLRMRALDESQIDLFEAWGASGTIVSWAEVPNALQTGVAEGYLNPPIVPLLFGHTDFIKFFTDAEITPSLRITIVSEDWYQGLSDEDRAKVDAAAEAANKANRDWLASQDSVYGKLKEAGVQISELGDDARAAFREASQPVYDSGLVTPEQLAAWKTAKGE from the coding sequence ATGAACATCTCGAAATATGCGTATGCGGCGGCGTTCGCCGCGGCGCTCGCCTTCACCGGGGCGGCGTCGGCTCAGGTCAAGGTGGCGCTCGACAGCCCACCCGACCTGCAGGGCTCGGGCAGCTACGTCTGGGCCCACACCTTCGTGGAGGAGCTGAAGAAGGCCGGCATTGAGGCCGAGGAATACCAGCGCGGCGCGCTCGGCGGCGACGACGAACTCTTCGACCAGGTCAGCCAGGGCCTGCTGGAGGTATCCATGTCGCCGCTCGGCATCGTCGGCTCGCTGGACAACACGATCTACGGCCTGCGCCTGCCATACTTCTTCCAGGACATGGGCGAGGTCGACAAGGCGCTCTACGAGGGCGGCATGCTGGAGAAGATCAACGAGGGCACGACCTCTCACGGCGTGCGCGTGCTGGCCGTCAACACCGTCGGCCAGGGCTCGGGCATCTTCAACACCAAGAAACCGGTCGAGAAGGTCGCCGACATGCAGGGCCTGCGCATGCGCGCGCTGGACGAGAGCCAGATCGACCTGTTCGAGGCCTGGGGCGCTTCCGGCACCATCGTCAGCTGGGCCGAGGTGCCGAACGCGCTGCAGACAGGCGTCGCCGAGGGCTATCTGAACCCCCCGATCGTTCCGCTGCTCTTCGGCCACACCGACTTCATCAAGTTCTTCACCGACGCCGAGATCACACCGTCGCTGCGCATCACCATCGTCTCGGAGGACTGGTACCAGGGGCTCTCGGACGAAGACCGCGCTAAGGTGGACGCCGCGGCCGAAGCCGCCAACAAGGCCAACCGCGACTGGCTCGCCTCGCAGGATTCGGTCTATGGCAAGCTGAAGGAAGCGGGCGTGCAGATCTCCGAACTCGGCGACGATGCGCGCGCCGCCTTTCGGGAGGCCTCGCAGCCGGTCTACGACAGCGGCCTGGTGACGCCGGAACAGCTTGCCGCCTGGAAGACGGCGAAGGGCGAATAG
- a CDS encoding TetR/AcrR family transcriptional regulator, whose amino-acid sequence MARTAGSFGEKTEAALREAAVALMARHGYEAVSMRRLAAEIGLQAAALYKYFPTKEDLLFTLLREHMEGLVAAWQAADPGGNDQTRRLAAFVRNHIVFHVERRHSTHVSNMELRSLSPARLTAILKLRSSYEKELRQILREGAANGEFAIDDPGLTAMAIIQMITGVIVWFRPDERLSVEEVAERYLAMTMRLAGARARTEAG is encoded by the coding sequence TTGGCGCGCACGGCTGGATCATTCGGCGAGAAGACGGAGGCGGCGCTGCGGGAAGCGGCGGTGGCGCTGATGGCGCGGCACGGCTACGAGGCCGTCTCCATGCGCCGGCTCGCCGCCGAGATCGGGTTGCAGGCGGCGGCGCTCTACAAGTATTTTCCGACCAAGGAAGACCTGCTGTTCACGCTCCTGCGCGAGCACATGGAAGGACTTGTCGCAGCCTGGCAGGCCGCGGACCCCGGCGGGAACGACCAGACGCGGCGGCTTGCCGCCTTCGTGAGAAACCACATCGTTTTCCACGTCGAGCGGCGTCACTCCACCCACGTGTCCAACATGGAGTTGCGCAGCCTCTCGCCGGCCAGGCTCACCGCGATCCTGAAGCTGCGCTCTTCCTACGAGAAGGAACTGCGCCAGATCCTTCGGGAGGGCGCGGCGAACGGCGAATTCGCAATCGACGATCCAGGGCTGACGGCCATGGCGATCATCCAGATGATCACTGGCGTGATCGTCTGGTTCCGTCCGGACGAGCGGCTCTCGGTCGAGGAGGTCGCGGAACGATATCTGGCAATGACAATGCGGCTGGCGGGAGCGCGAGCCCGGACGGAGGCAGGCTGA